One Desulfovibrio fairfieldensis genomic window carries:
- a CDS encoding 30S ribosomal protein S1, whose translation MTEEKIESPAQEEATEDFAAMLAAHSASSGRLQPGQKVSGTVIAITGDSVFVDMGIKVDGIMERKDILDAEGKESAGPGDSVEAWVIAVSPQEIRLSRSMSGSGVAALEEARDAALPVDGRVTAVCKGGYTVEVLGKTAFCPGSQMDASSGDADSLVGRGMQFLIIRVENRGRNVVVSRRALLERERQENLDKLLETLKEGDTVEGRITRLAPFGAFMELAPAVEGMIHLSELSWSRVGAADEAVSPGDLVRVKVLGISKNDKGQIRISLSRKQAEGDPWLDAPERLSAGAVVQGKVVRLAPFGAFVELLPGVEGLIHVSEMSWAKRVNKPEEVLSAGETVSVKIKDVNTETRRIALSLRDAEGDPWQDAAQRFAVGSTVTGTVESRTQYGLFVTLAPGITGLLPAGVIKNAKNAAQFSKLDKDDNVTLIVQNLDSAARRISLAPEGSEAVASAEDKAWKQHASAGSPSSGNGMGIMAQALQKAMQKK comes from the coding sequence ATGACTGAGGAAAAAATAGAAAGCCCCGCGCAGGAAGAAGCCACTGAAGATTTCGCCGCCATGCTGGCGGCGCACAGCGCTTCTTCCGGCCGTTTGCAGCCGGGCCAGAAGGTCAGCGGCACCGTCATTGCCATCACCGGCGACAGCGTCTTTGTGGATATGGGCATCAAGGTGGACGGCATCATGGAGCGCAAGGACATTCTGGATGCCGAGGGCAAGGAAAGCGCGGGACCTGGCGACAGCGTGGAAGCCTGGGTCATTGCTGTCTCCCCGCAGGAAATCCGCCTGTCCCGCTCCATGAGCGGCAGCGGGGTGGCCGCGCTGGAAGAGGCCCGCGACGCCGCCCTGCCGGTGGACGGCAGGGTGACCGCCGTTTGTAAGGGCGGTTACACGGTGGAAGTGCTGGGCAAGACGGCTTTCTGTCCCGGCAGCCAGATGGACGCTTCCTCGGGCGACGCCGACTCCCTGGTGGGGCGCGGCATGCAGTTCCTGATCATCCGGGTTGAAAACCGGGGCCGGAACGTCGTGGTTTCGCGGCGTGCGCTGCTGGAACGCGAGCGCCAGGAAAATCTGGACAAACTGCTGGAAACCCTCAAGGAAGGCGACACCGTGGAAGGGCGGATCACCCGCTTGGCTCCCTTCGGCGCGTTCATGGAGCTGGCTCCGGCGGTGGAAGGCATGATCCATCTTTCCGAGCTGTCCTGGTCCCGCGTGGGCGCGGCGGACGAAGCGGTGTCCCCCGGCGACCTTGTCCGGGTCAAGGTGCTCGGCATCAGCAAAAACGACAAGGGCCAGATCCGAATTTCTCTTTCGCGCAAGCAGGCCGAGGGCGATCCCTGGCTGGATGCCCCGGAACGCTTGAGCGCGGGCGCCGTGGTGCAGGGCAAGGTGGTGCGCCTGGCTCCCTTTGGCGCTTTCGTCGAGCTGCTGCCAGGCGTGGAAGGCCTGATTCATGTTTCCGAAATGTCCTGGGCCAAGCGGGTTAACAAGCCCGAGGAAGTGCTCAGCGCGGGCGAGACCGTCTCCGTCAAGATCAAGGACGTCAACACCGAGACGCGGCGCATTGCCTTGAGCCTGCGCGACGCCGAGGGCGACCCCTGGCAGGACGCGGCCCAGCGCTTTGCCGTGGGCTCCACGGTGACCGGCACGGTGGAAAGTCGCACCCAGTATGGCCTGTTTGTGACCCTGGCCCCCGGCATCACCGGTCTGCTGCCCGCAGGCGTGATCAAGAACGCCAAAAACGCCGCTCAGTTCAGCAAGCTGGATAAGGACGACAACGTGACCCTGATTGTTCAAAATCTGGACAGTGCCGCTCGCCGCATCAGCTTGGCCCCGGAAGGCTCCGAAGCCGTCGCGTCCGCCGAGGACAAAGCCTGGAAGCAGCATGCCTCCGCCGGGTCGCCCTCTTCCGGCAACGGAATGGGCATTATGGCACAGGCTTTGCAAAAGGCCATGCAAAAAAAGTAA
- a CDS encoding MFS transporter produces MLSRARYILLNAYHILIDGLFDAVPILLAFMVISFGEGEKAVGLIVSVGTAAGTAAGLGTLLLSRKLGFMQTITLVTAVCGAGFCAATFSGNIVVAGLCFILAVAGYNVFHNIAFSYLTLHTERRRLGRVMSDFTAIGDVGRIPLVSLAAFAAAYSFGGFPGWRVVCITYGAAALAAALWLFFSCRGERPETREEAYGGRSFPAFGIFKDREIFLAMLASILNAFSNDRIFTFLPLLLIGKGVDPKIIGSFALGFSVGSFLGKMACGRFVDSFGPRKVFVAAELLLTVLLCALIMADQLVLIVSIALLLGIVTKGTVPVIQAIITEPVRDAASYGDVFSINSFLRGITNMLTPLLFGFLASAWSMNAIYAIMAVVAAVAAVPVLLMRRFDSAR; encoded by the coding sequence ATGCTTTCCCGCGCCCGCTATATTTTGCTCAATGCCTACCATATCCTGATTGACGGGCTTTTTGACGCGGTTCCCATTCTGCTCGCTTTTATGGTCATTTCCTTTGGCGAAGGCGAAAAAGCGGTGGGTCTGATCGTCTCCGTGGGCACCGCCGCGGGTACGGCAGCCGGTCTGGGCACGTTGCTTCTGTCCCGGAAACTGGGCTTCATGCAGACCATCACCCTGGTGACAGCCGTGTGCGGGGCCGGATTTTGCGCGGCCACCTTCTCCGGCAACATCGTGGTCGCCGGCCTGTGCTTTATCCTGGCCGTGGCGGGCTACAACGTCTTTCATAATATTGCCTTTTCCTATCTTACGCTGCACACCGAAAGACGCCGCCTGGGCAGAGTCATGAGCGATTTCACCGCCATCGGCGATGTGGGCAGAATCCCCCTGGTTTCCCTGGCGGCCTTTGCCGCCGCATATTCATTCGGGGGCTTTCCGGGCTGGAGGGTCGTCTGCATCACATACGGGGCGGCGGCGCTCGCTGCCGCGCTCTGGCTCTTTTTTTCCTGCCGGGGCGAACGCCCCGAAACAAGGGAGGAAGCCTACGGAGGCAGAAGCTTTCCCGCGTTCGGTATCTTCAAGGACAGGGAAATATTCCTGGCCATGCTTGCCAGCATTCTGAACGCGTTCAGCAACGATCGAATATTCACGTTTCTGCCCTTGCTGCTGATCGGCAAGGGGGTGGACCCTAAAATCATCGGTTCCTTCGCCCTGGGGTTTTCGGTGGGCTCTTTTCTCGGCAAGATGGCCTGCGGCCGCTTTGTGGACAGTTTCGGACCGCGAAAGGTTTTCGTGGCCGCCGAACTGCTGCTGACGGTCCTGCTCTGTGCCCTGATCATGGCGGACCAGCTTGTCCTCATCGTTAGCATCGCCTTGCTGCTCGGCATTGTGACCAAGGGCACCGTTCCGGTCATCCAGGCCATCATCACCGAACCCGTACGGGATGCCGCCTCCTACGGCGACGTGTTCTCCATCAATTCCTTTCTGCGCGGCATAACCAACATGCTGACCCCGCTTCTTTTCGGCTTCCTGGCCTCCGCCTGGAGCATGAATGCCATCTATGCGATCATGGCGGTGGTGGCGGCGGTGGCCGCCGTGCCGGTTCTATTGATGCGCAGGTTCGATTCCGCCCGTTGA